The following coding sequences are from one Saccharomyces cerevisiae S288C chromosome X, complete sequence window:
- the TIM17 gene encoding protein transporter TIM17 (Essential core component of the TIM23 protein translocase complex; forms the protein translocation path with Mgr2p, while Tim23p contributes to the architecture of the import channel; may link the import motor to the core translocase of the inner mitochondrial membrane (TIM23 complex)), with the protein MSADHSRDPCPIVILNDFGGAFAMGAIGGVVWHGIKGFRNSPLGERGSGAMSAIKARAPVLGGNFGVWGGLFSTFDCAVKAVRKREDPWNAIIAGFFTGGALAVRGGWRHTRNSSITCACLLGVIEGVGLMFQRYAAWQAKPMAPPLPEAPSSQPLQA; encoded by the coding sequence ATGTCAGCCGATCATTCGAGAGATCCATGTCCTATAGTCATACTAAATGATTTCGGTGGTGCTTTTGCCATGGGTGCCATTGGTGGTGTTGTTTGGCATGGGATTAAAGGTTTTAGAAATTCGCCATTAGGTGAGCGTGGTTCAGGAGCTATGAGCGCCATTAAAGCGCGTGCTCCCGTACTGGGTGGTAATTTTGGTGTGTGGGGTGGTTTATTTTCGACTTTTGATTGCGCTGTGAAGGCCGTTAGAAAGAGAGAGGACCCATGGAATGCTATCATTGCAGGGTTTTTCACTGGTGGCGCTTTAGCTGTAAGAGGTGGTTGGAGGCATACAAGGAACAGTTCGATCACGTGTGCTTGTTTGTTGGGTGTGATTGAAGGTGTGGGACTAATGTTTCAAAGATATGCTGCTTGGCAAGCCAAACCTATGGCTCCTCCTTTGCCCGAAGCACCTTCCTCTCAACCTCTGCAAGCTTAG
- a CDS encoding uncharacterized protein (hypothetical protein; identified by SAGE), with protein MTRCISKKMLLEVDALSLIYSPHLYMS; from the coding sequence atgacacGATGTataagtaaaaaaatgcttttGGAGGTGGATGCGCTATCCTTGATCTACTCCCCTCATCTTTATATGTCATAG
- the RPS21B gene encoding 40S ribosomal protein eS21 RPS21B (Protein component of the small (40S) ribosomal subunit; homologous to mammalian ribosomal protein S21, no bacterial homolog; RPS21B has a paralog, RPS21A, that arose from the whole genome duplication) yields MENDKGQLVELYVPRKCSATNRIIKADDHASVQINVAKVDEEGRAIPGEYITYALSGYVRSRGESDDSLNRLAQNDGLLKNVWSYSR; encoded by the exons ATGGAAAACGATAAGGGTCAATTA GTTGAATTATATGTTCCAAGAAAGTGTTCTGCTACCAACAGAATCATCAAAGCCGATGACCACGCTTCTGTTCAAATCAACGTTGCCAAggttgatgaagaaggcCGCGCCATTCCAGGTGAATACATCACTTACGCTTTGTCCGGTTACGTTAGATCCAGAGGTGAATCCGATGACTCTTTGAACCGTTTGGCTCAAAACGATGGTTTGTTGAAGAACGTTTGGTCTTACTCCCGTTAA
- the RPB4 gene encoding DNA-directed RNA polymerase II subunit RPB4 (RNA polymerase II subunit B32; forms dissociable heterodimer with Rpb7p; Rpb4/7 dissociates from RNAPII as Ser2 CTD phosphorylation increases; Rpb4/7 regulates cellular lifespan via mRNA decay process; involved in recruitment of 3'-end processing factors to transcribing RNAPII complex, export of mRNA to cytoplasm under stress conditions; also involved in translation initiation), which translates to MNVSTSTFQTRRRRLKKVEEEENAATLQLGQEFQLKQINHQGEEEELIALNLSEARLVIKEALVERRRAFKRSQKKHKKKHLKHENANDETTAVEDEDDDLDEDDVNADDDDFMHSETREKELESIDVLLEQTTGGNNKDLKNTMQYLTNFSRFRDQETVGAVIQLLKSTGLHPFEVAQLGSLACDTADEAKTLIPSLNNKISDDELERILKELSNLETLY; encoded by the coding sequence ATGAATGTTTCTACATCAACCTTTCAAACAAGACGGAGAAGATTGAAGAAAGtggaggaagaagaaaatgcagCTACTCTACAACTGGGCCAGGAATTCCAGCTGAAACAGATAAATCATCAGGGTGAAGAGGAGGAATTGATTGCCTTGAACCTAAGTGAAGCCAGGTTAGTAATCAAAGAAGCTCTTGTAGAACGTAGGAGAGCATTTAAAAGATCGCAAAAAAAACACAAGAAGAAGCATTTGAAGCACGAAAACGCCAATGATGAAACTACGGCAGtagaggatgaagatgatgatctggatgaagatgacgtCAACgctgatgatgatgattttatGCATTCTGAAACTAGGGAGAAGGAGTTGGAGTCTATCGACGTTCTGTTAGAACAGACAACGGGAggaaataataaagatttgaaaaataccaTGCAGTATTTAACAAATTTCTCCCGATTTAGAGACCAAGAAACCGTCGGGGCAGTTATACAGCTTCTGAAAAGCACTGGGTTACATCCTTTTGAAGTGGCGCAACTAGGTTCTTTGGCCTGTGACACAGCTGATGAAGCAAAGACTTTAATTCCAAGCttaaacaataaaatatcaGACGATGAGTTGGAAAGGATACTAAAGGAATTGTCAAACCTAGAAACACTCTATTAA
- the YUR1 gene encoding mannosyltransferase YUR1 (Mannosyltransferase involved in protein N-glycosylation; member of the KTR1 family; located in the Golgi apparatus; YUR1 has a paralog, KTR2, that arose from the whole genome duplication), with protein MAKGGSLYIVGIFLPIWTFMIYIFGKELFLIRKYQKIDSTYTALSQRVKEQYDTSRRRNYFPKVKLSRNSYDDYTLNYTRQNDSDSFHLRENATILMLVRNSELEGALDSMRSLEDRFNNKYHYDWTFLNDVPFDQDFIEATTSMASGKTQYALIPPEDWNRPQWINDTLFEERLRVMEDEGVLYGGSKSYRNMCRFNSGFFFRQSILDNYDYYFRVEPNVKYYCDFPYDPFRVMRLKGKKYGFVISLYEYEETIPTLWDAVEEYLVASEETILRKEDSAYAFLTDSGLVGKHYPVVEANSDYNLCHFWSNFEIGDLNFFRSDEYKHFFETLDAKGGFYYERWGDAPVHSIGVSLLLRPDEIIHFDELGYFHSPFGTCPASYAVRLDQRCRCKSDDESVIDITPHSCLMRWWKNGSGKYFLKEEQDEI; from the coding sequence ATGGCAAAAGGAGGCTCGCTATACATCGTTGGCATATTCTTACCAATATGGACCTTTATGATCTATATTTTTGGCAAAGAGTTATTCCTCATACGAAAATACCAAAAGATTGACAGTACGTATACTGCTCTTTCCCAAAGAGTAAAAGAACAATATGATACAAgtcgaagaagaaactatTTTCCTAAAGTAAAACTTTCCCGCAATAGCTACGACGACTACACTTTAAATTATACCAGACAGAATGATTCTGATTCTTTTCACCTACGAGAAAATGCAACAATTTTAATGCTGGTGAGAAATTCAGAATTAGAAGGGGCATTGGATTCAATGAGATCATTAGAGGACAGATTTAACAACAAGTATCATTATGATTGGACTTTTCTAAATGACGTTCCTTTCGATCAAGACTTCATTGAAGCTACAACATCAATGGCGAGTGGGAAGACCCAATATGCTTTAATACCACCAGAAGATTGGAATCGGCCGCAATGGATTAACGATAcactttttgaagaaagactTCGAGTCATGGAGGATGAGGGTGTTTTATATGGGGGATCCAAGTCATATAGAAATATGTGTCGGTTTAATtctggtttttttttccggCAGTCAATACTGGACAACTATGATTACTACTTTAGGGTGGAACCCAATGTCAAGTATTATTGCGATTTCCCATATGACCCGTTCAGAGTTATGAGATTGAAGGGCAAAAAATACGGATTTGTCATATCATTAtatgaatatgaagaaACCATACCAACCTTATGGGACGCGGTAGAGGAGTATTTAGTGGCCAGCGAAGAGACCATTTTACGTAAAGAGGACAGTGCCTATGCATTTTTGACCGATTCAGGGCTAGTTGGTAAGCATTATCCCGTTGTTGAAGCAAACTCTGACTACAATTTGTGCCATTTTTGGTCGAATTTTGAGATTGGCGACTTGAATTTCTTCAGAAGTGACGAATAtaagcatttttttgaaactttagATGCCAAGGGCGGATTTTACTACGAAAGGTGGGGTGACGCACCTGTACATTCAATTGGTGTCTCCCTACTGCTGAGACCTGACGAAATCATTCATTTTGACGAACTTGGCTATTTTCACTCACCGTTTGGCACCTGTCCAGCATCTTACGCTGTTAGGCTCGATCAGAGGTGTAGATGCAAAAGCGATGATGAAAGTGTCATAGATATAACCCCACATAGTTGTTTGATGAGATGGTGGAAAAACGGTAGCGGCAAATATTTCTTAAAAGAAGAGCAAGACGAGATTTAA
- the GLG2 gene encoding glycogenin glucosyltransferase GLG2 (Glycogenin glucosyltransferase; self-glucosylating initiator of glycogen synthesis, also glucosylates n-dodecyl-beta-D-maltoside; similar to mammalian glycogenin; GLG2 has a paralog, GLG1, that arose from the whole genome duplication): MAKKVAICTLLYSRDYLPGALTLAYQLQKLLKHAVVEDEITLCLLIEKKLFGDEFKPQEIALIRSLFKEIIIIEPLKDQEKSIEKNKANLELLKRPELSHTLLKARLWELVQFDQVLFLDADTLPLNKEFFEILRLYPEQTRFQIAAVPDIGWPDMFNTGVLLLIPDLDMATSLQDFLIKTVSIDGADQGIFNQFFNPICNYSKEVLHKVSPLMEWIRLPFTYNVTMPNYGYQSSPAMNFFQQHIRLIHFIGTFKPWSRNTTDYDDHYYQLWRSTQRELYSECHLSNYFTHLQLGNIETETNFYHEPPCLQDLLNHGKRENQKHVDLDITSVDRNASQKSTAEKHDIEKPTSKPQSAFKFDWESTDYLDRVQRAFPKPDT, translated from the coding sequence ATGGCCAAGAAAGTTGCCATCTGTACATTGCTGTATTCACGGGACTATTTACCTGGCGCATTGACTTTAGCGTACCAATTACAAAAACTCTTGAAACACGCTGTAGTGGAAGATGAGATAACCTTATGCCTGctaattgaaaaaaaattgtttggaGATGAGTTTAAACCTCAGGAAATAGCTTTAATTAGAAGTCTTTTTAAAGAgattatcattattgaaCCGCTAAAGGATCAAGAGAAGAGCATAGAGAAGAATAAGGCAAATCTTGAACTGTTGAAAAGGCCTGAGCTATCTCATACTTTACTCAAGGCTAGACTGTGGGAACTGGTGCAGTTCGATCAggttttatttttagatGCTGATACTTTACCATTaaataaagaattttttgaaatcctACGATTATACCCTGAACAAACAAGATTCCAGATTGCTGCGGTTCCAGACATCGGATGGCCTGACATGTTCAACACCGGTGTACTACTACTAATTCCTGATTTAGATATGGCAACAAGTTTAcaagattttttgattAAAACTGTATCGATTGATGGTGCTGATCAAGGAATCttcaatcaattttttaatcCTATTTGCAACTACAGCAAAGAGGTTTTGCATAAGGTGTCTCCACTCATGGAATGGATACGCCTCCCCTTCACCTACAACGTAACCATGCCCAACTACGGATACCAGTCTTCACCAGCcatgaattttttccaacaaCACATCAGACTTATTCACTTCATTGGAACGTTTAAGCCATGGTCCCGTAATACAACTGACTATGACGACCACTATTACCAGCTGTGGAGAAGTACACAGCGTGAACTTTATAGTGAATGCCACTTAAGTAACTACTTCACACACTTGCAATTGGGCAATATTGAAACAGAGACAAATTTTTACCACGAACCTCCTTGTCTTCAAGACCTGTTGAATCATggtaaaagagaaaatcaAAAGCACGTTGACCTGGATATAACCTCAGTAGATCGAAATGCTTCGCAGAAGAGTACTGCAGAGAAACATGATATTGAGAAACCGACATCTAAGCCGCAATCTGCTTTTAAATTTGATTGGGAGTCTACGGATTATTTAGACCGCGTCCAAAGAGCATTCCCAAAGCCTGATACCTGA
- the ROQ1 gene encoding Roq1p (Ub-ligase substrate-specificity factor; proteolytically-cleaved form acts as a pseudosubstrate, binding and altering the substrate specificity of Ubr1p towards misfolded and native ER membrane and cytosolic proteins, as part of the stress-induced homeostatically regulated protein degradation (SHRED) pathway; hydrophilin essential during desiccation-rehydration; induced by osmotic stress, starvation and during stationary phase; protein abundance increases in response to DNA replication stress), with protein sequence MLRRETSTIYRTHKKSNSSILRSQRDQTRVDSLVEESPMGDFGINNQPTQPGVIYYFVELTNLGIQENTSSNNNNNNNHGDDENGSRYGHGSSLGGDVHSRRCS encoded by the coding sequence atgttAAGGAGGGAAACTTCAACAATATACAGGACACACAAAAAAAGCAACAGTAGTATACTCAGGAGCCAGCGGGACCAGACTAGAGTGGATTCCTTGGTAGAGGAGTCTCCCATGGGCGATTTCGGGATCAATAACCAGCCTACACAGCCTGGCGTGATATACTACTTTGTAGAGCTGACTAATTTAGGCATACAGGAAAACACAAgcagtaataataacaacaacaataatcATGGTGACGATGAAAACGGCAGTCGATACGGCCACGGCAGCAGTCTGGGTGGAGACGTTCACTCTCGCCGTTGTTCATGA
- the IRC9 gene encoding Irc9p (hypothetical protein; partially overlaps verified gene YAK1/YJL141C but does not share all phenotypes; null mutant displays increased levels of spontaneous Rad52p foci, increased sporulation efficiency, and small defect in vacuolar fragmentation), with protein MTMQKASKVNMEVRTTLVTMQATTMSIILALPLVVLIASTLVLSVKGRRIHLATSPIILLLLILFKKGQQARSINFTLSKNKSLFCLTFLNYPFHFITAWCHNDILNKYEFCLFLIFLIRIVITINKVTL; from the coding sequence ATGACGATGCAAAAGGCCAGCAAAGTGAATATGGAAGTGCGAACGACTCTAGTAACAATGCAGGCCACAACTATGTCTATAATCCTAGCTCTGCCACTGGTGGTGCTGATAGCGTCGACATTGGTGCTATCAGTAAAAGGAAGGAGAATACATCTGGCGACATCTCCAATAATTTTGCTGTTACTCATTCTGTTCAAGAAGGGCCAACAAGCGCGTTCAATAAACTTCACATTGTCGAAGAATAAATCGTTATTTTGTCTGACTTTTCTTAACTACccatttcattttattaCGGCTTGGTGCCATAATGATATACtaaataaatatgaatTTTGCCTTTTCTTAATTTTCCTTATACGTATAGTCATTACAATTAATAAAGTAACATTATAA
- the YAK1 gene encoding serine/threonine protein kinase YAK1 (Serine-threonine protein kinase; component of a glucose-sensing system that inhibits growth in response to glucose availability; upon nutrient deprivation Yak1p phosphorylates Pop2p to regulate mRNA deadenylation, the co-repressor Crf1p to inhibit transcription of ribosomal genes, and the stress-responsive transcription factors Hsf1p and Msn2p; nuclear localization negatively regulated by the Ras/PKA signaling pathway in the presence of glucose): MNSSNNNDSSSSNSNMNNSLSPTLVTHSDASMGSGRASPDNSHMGRGIWNPSYVNQGSQRSPQQQHQNHHQQQQQQQQQQQQNSQFCFVNPWNEEKVTNSQQNLVYPPQYDDLNSNESLDAYRRRKSSLVVPPARAPAPNPFQYDSYPAYTSSNTSLAGNSSGQYPSGYQQQQQQVYQQGAIHPSQFGSRFVPSLYDRQDFQRRQSLAATNYSSNFSSLNSNTNQGTNSIPVMSPYRRLSAYPPSTSPPLQPPFKQLRRDEVQGQKLSIPQMQLCNSKNDLQPVLNATPKFRRASLNSKTISPLVSVTKSLITTYSLCSPEFTYQTSKNPKRVLTKPSEGKCNNGFDNINSDYILYVNDVLGVEQNRKYLVLDILGQGTFGQVVKCQNLLTKEILAVKVVKSRTEYLTQSITEAKILELLNQKIDPTNKHHFLRMYDSFVHKNHLCLVFELLSNNLYELLKQNKFHGLSIQLIRTFTTQILDSLCVLKESKLIHCDLKPENILLCAPDKPELKIIDFGSSCEEARTVYTYIQSRFYRAPEIILGIPYSTSIDMWSLGCIVAELFLGIPIFPGASEYNQLTRIIDTLGYPPSWMIDMGKNSGKFMKKLAPEESSSSTQKHRMKTIEEFCREYNIVEKPSKQYFKWRKLPDIIRNYRYPKSIQNSQELIDQEMQNRECLIHFLGGVLNLNPLERWTPQQAMLHPFITKQEFTGEWFPPGSSLPGPSEKHDDAKGQQSEYGSANDSSNNAGHNYVYNPSSATGGADSVDIGAISKRKENTSGDISNNFAVTHSVQEGPTSAFNKLHIVEE, translated from the coding sequence ATGAACTCATCCAATAATAACGACTCGTCCAGCTCCAATAGCAACATGAATAACTCCTTGAGCCCGACCCTTGTGACCCACAGTGATGCTAGTATGGGCTCGGGTAGAGCAAGCCCAGACAATAGCCATATGGGGAGAGGTATATGGAATCCATCGTACGTAAATCAAGGCTCTCAAAGGTCTCCACAGCAGCAGCATCAGAATCATCaccagcagcagcagcagcagcaacaacaacaacaacagaaTTCTCAATTTTGCTTTGTTAACCCTTGGAATGAGGAAAAAGTAACTAATTCTCAACAAAACCTGGTGTATCCCCCTCAATACGATGACTTAAACAGTAACGAAAGTCTAGATGCGTACAGACGACGTAAATCTAGTCTCGTTGTACCTCCAGCCAGGGCACCTGCCCCAAATCCTTTCCAGTACGATAGTTATCCCGCTTACACCAGCTCTAATACGAGTTTGGCAGGAAATAGCAGTGGCCAGTATCCTTCTGGCtatcaacaacaacaacagcaagTATACCAGCAGGGCGCTATCCATCCTTCCCAATTTGGATCCAGATTTGTTCCCTCCCTTTATGATCGTCAAGATTTCCAAAGAAGGCAGAGTCTGGCTGCAACTAATTATTCgtccaatttttcttccctAAATTCAAATACTAATCAAGGAACAAACTCCATACCAGTCATGTCACCTTACAGGAGGCTTAGCGCATATCCTCCTAGTACAAGTCCCCCACTACAACCCCCTTTCAAGCAGTTACGAAGAGATGAAGTACAAGGTCAGAAATTGTCCATTCCTCAGATGCAACTTTGCAACTCTAAAAACGATCTTCAACCTGTCTTAAATGCTACTCCAAAGTTTAGACGTGCGTCGCTCAATTCCAAGACGATATCTCCCCTAGTCAGTGTCACGAAAAGCCTGATTACCACATATTCTTTATGTTCTCCAGAATTTACCTACCAAACGTCCAAAAACCCCAAGAGAGTACTTACGAAGCCCAGTGAAGGGAAATGTAACAACGGATTCGACAACATAAACAGTGACTATATTCTTTATGTAAATGACGTTTTGGGTGTAGAGCAGAACAGAAAGTACCTTGTGCTAGACATTTTGGGTCAAGGTACATTTGGTCAAGTGGTCAAATGTCAAAATTTGCTGACGAAAGAGATATTGGCTGTAAAAGTGGTTAAATCGAGGACAGAATATTTGACTCAAAGTATAACGGAGGCTAAAATTTTAGAGCTACTGAATCAAAAGATAGACCCTACTAATAaacatcattttttaaGGATGTATGACTCCTTTGTCCACAAGAACCACTTATGTTTAGTGTTTGAATTACTAAGCAATAATTTGTACGAATTattaaaacaaaacaaatttcaTGGGCTCTCTATACAACTTATCAGAACATTCACCACTCAAATACTGGATTCGTTATGCGTTTTGAAGGAAAGCAAACTGATTCATTGCGATCTGAAGCCAGAGAATATCTTGCTCTGCGCACCTGATAAGCCggaattgaaaattattgattttggCTCATCTTGCGAAGAGGCAAGAACCGTTTATACATACATCCAGTCCAGGTTTTATCGTGCTCCTGAAATTATACTGGGTATACCGTATTCAACCAGTATTGACATGTGGTCGTTAGGTTGTATTGTTGCTGAATTATTTTTGGGTATACCGATCTTCCCAGGCGCTTCTGAATATAACCAATTAACAAGAATAATAGACACGCTTGGATATCCTCCATCGTGGATGATAGATATGGGTAAAAACTCTGGAAAatttatgaagaaattggCACCAGAAGaaagttcttcttctacacAAAAGCATCGTATGAAAACTATTGAAGAGTTTTGCAGAGAATACAATATAGTGGAAAAGCCCAGTAAACAATATTTTAAGTGGAGAAAGTTACCAGATATTATTAGAAACTACAGGTATCCTAAAAGCATACAGAACTCCCAAGAACTTATCGACCAAGAAATGCAGAATAGGGAGTGTTTGATCCACTTTTTAGGCGGTGTGCTAAATTTGAACCCGTTAGAAAGATGGACACCACAACAAGCTATGCTACACCCCTTCATAACAAAGCAGGAGTTTACAGGTGAGTGGTTTCCTCCAGGATCGTCTTTACCGGGTCCTTCAGAAAAACATGACGATGCAAAAGGCCAGCAAAGTGAATATGGAAGTGCGAACGACTCTAGTAACAATGCAGGCCACAACTATGTCTATAATCCTAGCTCTGCCACTGGTGGTGCTGATAGCGTCGACATTGGTGCTATCAGTAAAAGGAAGGAGAATACATCTGGCGACATCTCCAATAATTTTGCTGTTACTCATTCTGTTCAAGAAGGGCCAACAAGCGCGTTCAATAAACTTCACATTGTCGAAGAATAA
- the TIF2 gene encoding translation initiation factor eIF4A (Translation initiation factor eIF4A; DEAD-box RNA helicase that couples ATPase activity to mRNA binding and unwinding; ATP hydrolysis accelerates the recruitment of mRNA during 48S preinitiation complex (PIC) assembly; ATPase activity stimulated by either eIF4G1 or by the PIC in an eIF3g and eIFGi subunit-dependent manner, independent of eIF4E and eIF4G; subunit of the mRNA cap-binding protein complex (eIF4F) with eIF4E and eIF4G; protein abundance increases in response to DNA replication stress), producing the protein MSEGITDIEESQIQTNYDKVVYKFDDMELDENLLRGVFGYGFEEPSAIQQRAIMPIIEGHDVLAQAQSGTGKTGTFSIAALQRIDTSVKAPQALMLAPTRELALQIQKVVMALAFHMDIKVHACIGGTSFVEDAEGLRDAQIVVGTPGRVFDNIQRRRFRTDKIKMFILDEADEMLSSGFKEQIYQIFTLLPPTTQVVLLSATMPNDVLEVTTKFMRNPVRILVKKDELTLEGIKQFYVNVEEEEYKYECLTDLYDSISVTQAVIFCNTRRKVEELTTKLRNDKFTVSAIYSDLPQQERDTIMKEFRSGSSRILISTDLLARGIDVQQVSLVINYDLPANKENYIHRIGRGGRFGRKGVAINFVTNEDVGAMRELEKFYSTQIEELPSDIATLLN; encoded by the coding sequence ATGTCTGAAGGTATTActgatattgaagaatCCCAAATTCAAACCAACTATGACAAGGTCGTCTACAAGTTCGATGATATGGAATTGGACGAAAACTTGTTAAGAGGTGTTTTCGGTTACGGTTTCGAAGAACCATCTGCCATTCAACAACGTGCCATCATGCCTATTATTGAAGGTCACGATGTCTTGGCTCAAGCTCAATCTGGTACTGGTAAGACCGGTACTTTCTCCATTGCTGCTTTGCAAAGAATTGACACCTCTGTCAAGGCTCCTCAAGCTTTGATGTTGGCTCCAACTAGAGAATTGGCTTTGCAAATCCAAAAGGTTGTCATGGCTTTGGCTTTCCACATGGACATCAAGGTCCACGCTTGTATCGGTGGTACTTCCTTTGTTGAAGACGCTGAAGGTTTGAGAGATGCTCAAATCGTCGTTGGTACTCCAGGTCGTGTTTTTGACAACATCCAAAGACGTAGATTCAGAACTGACAAGATCAAGATGTTCATCTTAGATGAAGCTGATGAAATGTTGTCTTCTGGTTTCAAGGAACAAATCTACCAAATTTTCACCTTACTTCCACCAACCACTCAAGTTGTTCTATTGTCCGCCACCATGCCAAATGACGTCTTGGAAGTTACCACCAAATTTATGAGAAACCCAGTTAGAATTTTGGTTAAGAAGGATGAATTGACTTTGGAAGGTATCAAACAATTCTACGTtaatgttgaagaagaagaatacaaATACGAGTGTTTGACCGATTTATACGACTCTATCTCCGTTACTCAAGCTGTCATCTTCTGTAACACCAGAAGAAAGGTCGAAGAATTGACCACTAAGTTAAGAAACGACAAATTTACCGTTTCTGCCATCTATTCTGATTTACCACAACAAGAAAGAGACACCATCATGAAGGAATTCAGAAGTGGTTCTTCCAGAATTTTGATCTCCACTGATTTGTTGGCTAGAGGTATCGATGTCCAACAAGTTTCTTTGGTTATTAACTACGACTTACCAGCtaacaaagaaaactatATTCACAGAATCGGTAGAGGTGGTCGTTTCGGTAGAAAGGGTGTTGCCATCAACTTTGTTACTAACGAAGACGTTGGCGCTATGAGAGAACTAGAAAAGTTCTACTCCACTcaaattgaagaattgCCATCCGACATTGCTACCTTGTTGAACTAA